One segment of Theobroma cacao cultivar B97-61/B2 chromosome 9, Criollo_cocoa_genome_V2, whole genome shotgun sequence DNA contains the following:
- the LOC18588631 gene encoding leucine-rich repeat extensin-like protein 4 — MKKKTHIQLHSSHLSLLLISLFIGFCSCEQHSISSHGGLTDQEVLYIKQRQLLYYRDEFGDRGERVTVDPSLVFENPRLRNAYIALQAWKQAILSDPFNLTGNWVGSEVCNYTGVFCAAAPDNKKIKTVAGIDLNHGDIAGYLPEELGLLTDLALFHINSNRFCGTVPHKFINLKILFELDLSNNRFAGKFPDVVLKLPKLKFLDLRFNEFEGTVPKELFDKDLDAIFINHNRFRFNIPDNFGNSPVSVIVLANNKFHGCVPSSLGNMSGLEEIILMNNGFRSCLPEEIGMLKNLTVFDVSFNELMGPLPDKIGEMVSLEQLNVAHNMLSGEIPASICKLPKLQNFTFSYNFFTGEPPVCLSLQDFDDRRNCLPARPLQRSAAQCKSFLSKPVDCSSFRCAPFVPSLPAPPPPSPPPVVLPSPSPPPPSPVFTPQSPPPPVYSPPPPVYSPPPPPPSPPPPPPVYSPPPPPPSPPPPIYSPPPPPPSPPPPSPPPPPPPVYSPPPPPPSPPPPSPPPPPPPPPPTYPSPPPPSPTSSPPYCVRSPPPPPPNSPPPPPPLFSPPPPVPYYYSSPPPPHYSPPPPLHSPPPPPHSPPPPIYPYLSPPPPPPVYSPPPPVHSPPPPSPPPCIEPPPPPPPCVEYSPPPPSPPPPIHYKPPPSPSPPPPPVVTYSSPPPPPPVHYHSPPPTSPPPPVPCENPPPSPPPPPPIVYESPPPPAPVYEGPLPPVIGVSYASPPPPPFY; from the coding sequence atgaagaagaagactCATATCCAGCTCCATTCTTCTCATCTCTCACTCCTGCTCATTTCACTCTTTATTGGCTTCTGTTCCTGTGAGCAGCATTCCATTTCAAGCCATGGAGGCCTCACTGACCAAGAAGTCTTGTACATCAAGCAGCGCCAGCTTCTCTACTACAGGGATGAGTTTGGTGACAGAGGGGAAAGAGTCACTGTTGACCCATCTCTTGTCTTTGAAAACCCAAGACTCAGAAATGCTTACATAGCTTTACAAGCTTGGAAACAAGCTATTCTTTCTGACCCTTTCAATCTCACAGGTAATTGGGTTGGATCTGAGGTTTGCAACTACACTGGGGTTTTCTGTGCTGCCGCACCTGAtaacaagaaaatcaagacCGTTGCTGGCATTGATCTAAACCATGGTGATATTGCTGGGTACTTGCCAGAGGAGCTTGGCTTACTCACTGATCTTGCATTGTTCCACATCAACTCCAATCGCTTTTGTGGTACTGTTCCACACAAGTTCATAAACTTGAAGATACTGTTCGAGCTGGATCTTAGCAACAACCGGTTCGCTGGTAAGTTTCCTGACGTGGTTCTGAAGCTGCCTAAGCTCAAGTTCTTGGATCTGAGGTTCAACGAGTTCGAAGGGACCGTACCAAAAGAACTTTTTGACAAAGACTTGGATGCCATTTTCATCAACCACAACCGCTTCAGATTCAACATCCCTGACAACTTTGGCAACTCTCCCGTTTCTGTTATTGTCCTAGCCAACAACAAGTTCCACGGATGCGTGCCTTCGAGTCTCGGTAACATGTCAGGTCTAGAAGAAATCATTCTCATGAACAATGGTTTCAGATCTTGCTTGCCTGAAGAAATCGGTATGCTCAAAAACTTGACTGTCTTCGATGTTAGCTTCAACGAGTTAATGGGTCCTTTGCCTGACAAAATTGGGGAGATGGTCAGCCTTGAGCAACTCAATGTGGCACATAATATGCTCTCCGGTGAAATTCCAGCCAGCATTTGCAAGTTACCCAAGTTGCAAAACTTCACATTCTCGTACAACTTCTTCACTGGAGAGCCACCAGTTTGCTTGAGCTTACAAGATTTCGACGACCGAAGAAATTGCTTGCCTGCAAGACCTTTGCAAAGAAGCGCGGCGCAATGTAAGTCTTTCTTGTCTAAGCCAGTGGACTGCAGCTCATTTAGATGTGCTCCTTTTGTTCCTTCTTTACCCGCCCCACCTCCACCTTCTCCGCCACCCGTTGTTCTGCCATCACCTTCACCACCACCTCCATCACCTGTGTTTACTCCGCAATCACCACCACCACCGGTCTACTCCCCACCGCCTCCTGTTTACTCTCCACCTCCCCCTCCACCTTCACCTCCACCCCCACCACCTGTTTATTCTCCACCTCCCCCTCCACCCTCACCTCCACCACCAATTTATTCACCTCCACCACCCCCGCCCTCACCTCCACCTCCTTCACCACCGCCACCTCCTCCACCAGTTTATTCCCCACCACCTCCACCACCATCCCCACCCCCACCATCACCTCCCCCACCTccgccaccaccaccacctacTTATCCGTCACCCCCACCCCCTTCACCAACTTCATCACCTCCATATTGCGTGAGGTCCCCACCTCCTCCGCCACCAAATTCACCACCTCCACCACCTCCATTGTTTTCCCCACCACCACCAGTTCCTTACTACTATAGCTCCCCACCACCGCCCCATTATTCACCGCCACCACCACTACACTCTCCACCACCACCGCCACATTCACCTCCACCACCAATTTATCCATACTTATCGCCGCCGCCACCACCTCCTGTTTATTCCCCACCTCCTCCAGTCCATTCTCCACCACCACCTTCACCTCCGCCATGTATAGAACCACCTCCACCTCCACCTCCATGTGTAGAGTACTCTCCACCACCTCCATCACCACCACCCCCTATTCATTACAAGCCACCCCCATCACCTTCCCCTCCACCACCACCGGTTGTAACATATTcctcaccaccaccaccaccaccagtTCATTACCATTCACCTCCCCCAACATCACCGCCACCACCAGTCCCATGTGAAAACCCACCACCATCGCCGCCGCCACCACCGCCAATTGTTTATGAGAGCCCTCCACCGCCAGCTCCTGTGTATGAGGGGCCATTGCCACCGGTAATTGGAGTGTCATACGCTTCACCTCCGCCACCACCTTTCTATTGA